The Candidatus Methylomirabilis sp. genome contains the following window.
CTGGCTCGGGAGCGCATGGCGACGTTGTGCTCCATGCTGCCGGTGAGGTGGTGGAGGGTGAAGGGGAAGTCGGCCTCGCCGACGACGCGCAGGTCGGCCTGGATGCCCGTCTTCAGGCGGATGCTGGCCTTCGTGGGGCCGTGCGCGAGGACCTCAGCCACCAGCGGGTGGGTGGTGAAAACCCGGATGAGCGCGGCCGGGTCGGTGGCGGAGGCGATGAGGTCTATATCCTTGACGGTCTCCCGGCGGCGCCGGAGGCTCCCGGCCACCTCGACCTGCCGCGCAGCGGCGTGGGAGGCCAGGGCCGCCCGGAGGTCCAGGGCAACGGGGAGGGCGTCGCTCAGCAGGAAGCGGCCGGCGTGCGTCCGCAGCGCCTCGATGCCCTTGAGGATATTTTCCTGCGTCTTCGCCCCGAACCCCTCCAGGTCCGCCACCTTCCCCGCCCGGCAGGCTGCTTCCAGGTCCGCCAGGGTGCTCACGCCCAGCCGCTCGTACACCGCCTTCACCTTCTTGGGACCGAGGCCGGGGATGCGGAGCAGCTCGAGGAAGCCGGGGGGGAACTTGGCCTTCTGCTCCTCGTGATAGCGCATCCGGCCGGTCCGGGTGAGCTCGGTGATCTTCTCCGCCAGGGCGTCCCCGATTCCCTTCAGGTTCCGCAGGGCGCCCGTCTCCACCAGCTCGGGAAGCTCTTGCTCTGCCGCCTCGATGGCCCGGGCGGCGGTGAGATACGCCCGCGACTTGAACGGGTTCTCCCCCTGCAGCTCCAGGAGGGCGGCGATCTCCTCCAGGACGGCCACCACCTGTTTCTTGTCCATGGGAAGGGGGGGGTTAGCGAACGACGCGGATGGCCACGGCTACGTGCCGAAGCGGTGGCCATGCCGCTTCGGGACCCGGGCCACGGCTACGAGCCGAAGCGGCGCTTGCGCTGCTGATAGGCCCGCACCGCCCGCAGCAGGTCAATCTTCCGGAAGGCGGGCCAGTAGGCGTCGCAGAAGTAGAACTCGCTGTACGCCGACTGCCAGAGCAGAAAGCCCGAGAGGCGGAACTCCCCGCTCGTCCGGATGATCAGGTCGGGATCCGGCAGGTCGTAGGTGTACAGGTACTTTCCGATCGCCTCCGGGGTGATCTCTCCGACGGCCCGGTCCGGAGCCATCCCCTGACGCAGCCGCTCCTGGAGGAGGGCCCGGACGGCATCGGCGATCTCCTGCCGGCCGCCGTACCCGACGGCGATGTTCAGGAAGAAGTTCCCGTAGCCGGCGGTGGCCTCCTCCGCGGCCCGGATGGCCTCCTGGACCGAAGCCGGCAGGAGGCCGAGCTGGCCGACCGCCCGCACCCGCACCCCCTTGCCATGGATCTTGCGGTCCGTGACGACCCCCCGCATCTTCGTCTCGATCAGGCTCAGGAGGCCCTGGAGCTCCTCGGGGGGACGGGAGAGATTCTCGGTGGAGAGGACGTAGATGGTGATGATCCGGATCTCCAGCTCCTCGAGCCAGTCCAGGACCCGCTCCAGGCGGTCCGCCCCTCGGCGGTGCCCCTCCAGGGGGTTGCTCAGACCCAGCTCCCGGGCGTAGCGGCGGTTGCCGTCGAGGATGAGGCCGATGTGCCGCGGCATGGCCCCGCCGCGCACCTCCCAGAGGAGGCGCCTCTCGTACAGCCGATAGAGCAAGCCGAGGCCGAGCATCGCAGCCCACCTCCCGCCCGGGCCGGGCGGATCCGCGGAACTGGAGACCTTATACCGCATCGGCGGCCCGCAGCCAAGTGGCGGCGAAAGACCGGTCTCCTACAGCGAGCGCTCCCCAGTGCCGGGTGCAGGCGCCGTGCCACCCCCGACGCCCTGGGCCAGGAGCACCGCCACGAGGACCAGGCCGCCGCCCAGAAGCTGCAGCGCCTCCAGGCGCTCCCCCAGGACCAGGAAGGCGGCTCCCGCCGCCACGACCGGTTCCAGGGTGCTCACGATCTGGGCGGTGACCGCTGACACGTGGGTGAGGCCCCGGACGAAGAGGCCGAAGGGGACCAGGGTGCCCGGGACAGCGAACAGGAGAAGGAGTCCCCACACGCGCGGCGGGTGCCCCCGCAACAGAACCCACGGGGGAGTCAGCAGGAACCAGAAGAGGGCGGCGAAGCCGAACGCATAGGTCACGAGGGTCCAGGAATCCACCCGCCGGAGCGCCCGCTGGCCCCCCACGGTGTAGAGGGCGAAGAAGCACGCGGCGGTGAGACCCGTGACGAGTCCGACGGCACTCAGCCGGAGGGCGGCAAGGTCGTAGCCCCGGACCACGAAGACGCACCCGGTGACCGCGGCGGCGAGCGCGAGAAGGAGCCGGCCCGAGAGCGGCCGCCGCTCCACGGCCACCGCATAACAGGCCACGAGGATCGGGCTCATGTACTGCAGGAGGACGGCGGTTGCGACAGCGGTGAGGCTGATGGTGGTGAGGTAGAAGAAGTTGTTCAGAGCAATCCCGGCGACGCCCAGGAAGGCCAGGAGCGGGAGATCGGCGGACCGGATCTTCAGGAGGGCGGGATTCCAGACGAGGAGGGCGGGAACGAGAAGGCTGACCACCAGCGTGGCCCGGATCCCGGCGAGGGCCTGGGGAGTGACCGCCCCCTCCAGGAAGAGGACCTTGGCCACCGTGCTGAAGGCTCCCCAGCAGACGGCGGCAGCCACCACCAGGAGGGTCCCGCGAGCGGCCCGGCTCACTTCATCTTGAGGAGCCGCTCCAGGGTCTCCCGAAGGGTGGGAGCATCCATGGCCCCCGCCTGGATCGCCATCACCCGGCCGGACCGGGTGATGAAGACGGAGGTCGGGGTCCCCTCGACCCCGTAGCGGGCGGCGATCCGGTTACCCTCGTCGAAGCCGGTCGGGTAGGGGATCTGGCGGTCCCGGACGAAGCGCAGGCCGTCCGGCTCCTTGTCGAAGACGTTCACCCCGACGAATTCCGCCCCGCGGTCGGCGTAGGTCCGGTAGGCGGAGATGAGAGCGGGAGCCTCCCGCTGGCAGTGGGGTCACCAGGAGGCGAAGAAGTTCAGGAGGACCGCCTTGCCCTTGAGGTCGCTCAGCTTGAAGATTTTGGCGGAGAACAGGGTGAGGGTGAAGTCGGGTGCCGGGTCCCCTTCCGCCGGTCCGGCCGCTCCGGCCGACCCGCCCGGGAGGACGGCCGCCAGGAGCAGGCCCGCCGCCAGGAGAGCTGCGAGGAGACCCAGCCGCCCCCGTCCCGTTTCCTGCATCCGATCCGACATGGTCGGACTCTTCATGGCTTCGGCTGCGCCGCAGCCAGTCCGTTCCCCGCGCGACCAGTGCGCAGCCTACCACGCCCGGCGGTCCGCCTCAACCAAAATGCGCCCGCTCTTGGAAGCGGGGCACCGTGCACCTGGAGAACCGCCCTGGGCTTGAAGGCATTCCTTGTATCTGTAAAATATCCCTTGACCTTCCAGGGAACGGGAAGGTCTAGATTGTGCAGTGAAAGGAGGTGATGGCCGTGCAGGGAACCCAGAAGGTGTCCCTTTGCCCGGAATGCGGGGCCTGCCCGGAGGTCGAGGTTCTGCAACACGAAGGTGGAACAGCGACCGTCCGGATCGGGGAAGGCGACGAGAAGATCGCTCTCTCCAGAAGCGCCTGGAACACCCTCGTGCGATACGTGAGAGAGGGTGTCTTGGGCGAGCTCTGACCCCGTGGGGGGCCGGTCCCTTGGGCCGGCCCTCCCTTTTTAGGGACTGGACTCAGGATGACTCGCAATCAGCTCTTCATCGGCACGCTGGCCAAGCAGGCGGGGGTGAGCCCGAAGACGATCCGCTACTATGAGGCGGTCGGCGTGCTCCCCCCGGCGCAAAGGGGGGAGAACCGGTATCGACTCTACCCGAAGGAGACGGTCGAACTCCTCGAGTTCATCACCAAGGCGAAAGCGCTGGGCTTCACGCTCTCCGAGATCAAGGACATCGTGGGAGTCCGCCGGCAGGGCCATCAGCCATGCGCCCACGTCCGAAGCCTTGTTGAGCAGAAGATCGTTGATCTGGACCGGATGCTCGCCGAATTTCTCACCTTACGGAAACGGCTGAAGCGGCTCCTCGTCGGCTGGAAGGAGCGAGCGGAGCAGCCCAGCTCTCAGGGAGTGGTCTGTCCCCAGATCGAAGGCGAGCGAATTCCCTCCAGAGGTTCCAGGTAGTTCGTTTGATTCGGACACTCCCCGGCCGGCTTTCACCTTGACTTCAGCACCCCTTTATGGTGTGATTTCCGGCGCCTTGCGAAGCAGGCGACGAGGGTTTGCCCGAGCGCGGAGAGGCCCGATGAAGAAGTTCCGACTCCTGGCCCCTGGCCCGACCACGGTCCCGCCGGAGGTGCTCCTGGCGATGGCCCAACCGGTGATCCACCACCGGACGCCGGAGTTCGAGGCCCTCTTCGCCGAGGTCCGGCAGGGGCTCCAGTGGCTCTTCCAGACCCGGCAGGAGGTCCTCATCCTGGCCGCCTCCGGGACCGGAGCCATGGAGGGGGCGGTCGTCAACATCTGCTCCCCGGGCGAGGCCGTGCTGGTCCTCAAGGGCGGCAAGTTCGGCGAGCGGTGGGCGGAGATCTGCCAGGCCTACGGCCTCACCGTGATCCCGCTCGAGGTCCCCTACGGGAAGGCGGTAGACCCCAAGGAGGTTGCAGCGGCCCTCCGGAAGCACCCGGGCATCGCGGCGGTCTTCGCCACCCACAGCGAGACCTCCACCGGGGTCCTGAACGACCTGGATGCAATCGCGGCCATCGTCCGGCAGACGCCGGCCCTCCTGGTCGTGGATGCCATCACGAGTCTGGGGGTGGTGGACCTGCCGACGGATGCCTGGGGGCTGGACATCGTGGTCGGGGCGTCGCAGAAAGCGCTCATGCTCCCGCCGGGCCTGGCCTTCGCGTGCCTGAGCGAGCGGGCCTGGGCGGCGGCCGAGCGGGCGCGCCTCCCCCGCTACTACTTCAATTTCCTCACGGAGCGGAAGAGCCAGGCCGGGCACCAAACCGCCTGGACCCCGGCCGTCTCCCTCATCGCGGGGCTCAAGGTTGCCCTGGACCTGCTGCAGGCCGAGGGGCTCCCCGGCATCTTCGCCCGCCACGAGCGGCTCGCCCGAGCCACGCGGGCGGCCGTCGCAGCCCTCGGGCTCTCCCTGTTCGCGGAGCGCCCGTCCCCGGCGGCCACGGCGGTGAAGGTCCCGCAGGGCCTGGACGGCGGCGTCATCGTGCGGACCCTCCGGGACAAGCACGGGCTCTCCATCGCCGGGGGCCAGGGATCCATGAAGGGGAAGATCTTCCGGATCGCGACCCTCGGCTACGCCGACGCCTACGACGTCCTCACGGGGATCGCCGCCCTCGAGTTCACGCTGGCCGAGCTCGGCTACCCCGTGCGGCTGGGCGACGGCCTGCGCGCTGCCCAGGACGTGCTCCAGAAGTAGGTCCCCCCCGCCGCGCCGCGTCCCCCCCTCCGCACGATCGGCCCCGTCCGGCTCGGGAGGGGGGCGTGCGTCCGCGGCGCCTGAACCGAGGCCGGTGGGGCTGCAGTCTGCCCAAGGAGAACCCGAATGCCGGCGGATGTGCCCGTGAAGCGGATCCTGGTCACCGACAACCTGGCGCCCCGGGGGCTGGAGGTGCTCCAGCACGCCCCGGGCTTCGCCGTGGACGTGAAGAACCGCCTCTCCCCCGCAGAGCTGCTGGCCTGCATCGGCGACTACGACGCCCTGGTGGTCCGGAGCGCCACGGCCGTGACGGCCCAGGTGCTGGAGGCGGGAAAGCGGCTCAAGGTGGTCGGACGCGCCGGCGTCGGGGTGGACAACATTGATCTCGAGGCGGCCACGGCCCGTGGGATCGTGGTCATGAACGCCCCGAGCGGCAACACCGTCACCACGGCCGAGCACACCATTGCGCTCCTGCTCGCCCTCGCCAAGAACGTCCCGCAGGCCACCATGTCCCTGAAGCAGGGCCGCTGGGAGAAGAGCCGCTTCACGAACGTGGAGCTCTTCAACAAGGTCCTGGGGGTCATCGGGCTCGGCCGGATCGGCTCCGAAGTGGCCCGGCGGGCGAAGGCGCTCGCCATGCGCGTCATCGCCTACGACCCCTTCATCTCCCGGGAGGCCGCCGCCCCCCTCGGTGTGGAACTGGTGGACCTGGAGGAGGTCTTCCGGCGGTCCGACTTCCTCACGGTCCACGTCCCGCTCGGGCCCGACACCCGGAACCTCGTGGACGGCAAGGCCATCGCCATGATGAAGCGCGGGGTGCGGATCCTCAACTGCGCTCGGGGGGGCATCGTGGACGAGCAGGCCCTCCACGAGGGCCTCCGGACGGGGCAGGTCGCCGGCGCCGCCTTCGATGTCTTCGTCACCGAACCGGCCACCGACAGCCCCCTCCTCCGCCTGGACAACTTCATCTGCACCCCCCACCTGGGGTCGGCTACCGAAGAGGCCCAGGAGAACGTGGCGGTGGCGATCGCCGAGCAGGTGATCGACTTCCTGGAGCGAGGGGTGGTGCGGAACGCCGTCAACGCCCCCAGCATCGATCCGGAGCTGCTGGCCAAGATCCAGCCCTACTTCACGCTGGCGGAGAAGCTGGGACGCCTCGGGTCCCAGCTCAGCGAGGGCCGGATGCAGGAGATCCGAATCGAGTACCAGGGGGAGGTGGCCTCGGTGACCACCGCCCCCCTCACCGCCTCCGTCGTCAAGGGCGTCCTGGACCCCATCCTGTCGGGCTCGGTCAACATCGTGAACGCCCTCCCCTTCGCCAAGCAGCGGGGGGTGCGGGTGGTGGAGAGCAAGACTTCGGAAGAAGGGGACTACGCCAGCCTCATCACCGTCACGATCGGGACCGACAAGGGCCCGAGCCTCGTGGCCGGCACCCTCTTCCAGAAGTCCCAGCCCCGCGTGGTTCGGATCGGCGAGTTCTCCCTGGAGGCCATTCCCGAGGGCTACCTGTTGGTGTTCTCCAACATGGACGTCCCCGGGGTCATCGGCCGGATCGGGACGCTCCTCGGGAAGAACCAGGTCAACATCGCCGGCATGCAGCTCGGCCGGACCCGGCCCGGGGGACGAGCCGTCTCCGTGGTGAACGTGGACACGCCCATCCCGGCCCCCGTCCTGGAGGAGATCCGGCGGATGCCCGACATCGTCTTCGCCAAGCTGGTGCAGGCGTAGCCCGCCATGGACCGCCCCGCGAGCGCCATCCCCAAGGGCATCCGGGTGATGCCGCCGAAAGAGGCGGCGCGCCTCCGGTTCGCCGAGGGACGGCTCCTCTCGGTCTTCGAGCGGTGGGGGTTCCGGGAGGTGGTCGTCCCCACCTTCGAGTACCTGGAGGTCTTCGCCGCCGCGCTGCCCGACAGCGAGAAGGTGGAGAAGTTCGTGGACCGGCAGAGCGGCCGGCTCCTGGCGCTCCGCCCGGACATCACCTCCCAGGTCGCCCGGATGGTGGCGACCACGCTGCGGCACCACCCGCTCCCCCTGCGCCTCTGCTACGCCGCCCCCATCTTCCGCCACGAGGAGGCGGCGGAGGGGCGGCAGCGGGAGTTCTATCAGGCCGGGGTGGAGCTGATCGGTCTCCCGCAGCCCGAGGCGGACGCCGAGATCATCGCCATGGCCGTAGAGTCCTGCCGCGAGGTGGGGCTCACCCGGTTCCAGATTGACGTGGGGCAGGTGGAGTTCCTGCGGGGGATGCTGGACGGGCTCCCGCAGCGGCCCGACCGGCGCGGGGAGATCCTGGCGGCGCTCAGGCGCAAGGACGCGCTCGCCCTGGACCTGCTCCTGACGGACCTGGCCTGCCCCGACGCCGTGAAGGGGGGGATTCGGGGGCTCACCGAGCTCTACGGGCGGGAGGAGGTGCTGGACCGGGCGGAGGCGCTGGCCGCCTCCGAGCGCTCGAAGCGGGCCCTGGAGAACCTCCGCCGGGTCTACGAGGTCCTGCGGGTCTACGGCCTCACGGACCAGGTGATCCTGGACCTGGCCGAGCACTACAGCCTGGAGTACTACAGCGGGATCGCCTTCCAGGTCTTCGCGGAGGGGCTCGGGTCCCACCTCGGGGGGGGCGGCCGCTACGACGCGCTCATCGGCCAGTTCGGCTACGACTGCCCGGCGACCGGGTTCGCCTTCGACCTGGAGAAGCTCCTCCTGGCGCTGGAGAAGGAGAACGCCCTGCCGCGGGACGCCGGGCCGCTGTTTCTCATCATTGACTTCCACCCAGACAAGCGGCAGGCCCTGATCCTCGCCCGGACGCTCCGATCGAAGGGCTACCCCGCCGCCCGGGACATCATCGTGCGGGACCTGGAGGGCTCCCTCACCTACGCCCGCACCTGCGGCATCCGCTACGCCCTCATCCTGGGGCAGCCCGGGCAGCGCGAGGAGAGCCTGATCCTGCGGGACATCCAGTCGGGGAAGGAGACGCCGTACGCGGTCGCCCAGTTCTGCGACCGGGTCATGAGCGGAGCGCTCTCATGGCCAACGTGATCGTGGTGGGGACCCAGTGGGGGGACGAGGGGAAGGGCAAGGTGGTGGACATCCTCTCCGAGTCCTTCGATGCCGTCGTCCGCTTCCAGGGGGGGAACAACGCCGGTCACACGGTCGTAGTGGCCGAGGAGAAAGTGGTCCTCCACCTGGTCCCTTCGGGCATCCTCCGGATGGGGAAGATCTGCATCCTGGGGAACGGCGTGGTGATCGACCTGCCCGCGCTCACCCACGAGATCGAGCAGCTCCGGAAGCTCAAGGTCTCGGTGGAGGACACCCTCTACATCGGCAAGAGCGCCCACCTGGTCCTCCCCTACCACAAGATCCTGGACGTGGAGCGGGAGCGGCACGGATCGCAGAAGATCGGAACCACCGGCCGGGGGATCGGGCCCGCCTACGCCGACAAGATGGCCCGGGTGGGGGTGCGGATCGGGGACCTGTACGACCCCGTGGCGTTCCGGGAGCGGCTCGCGGCGGTCCTCGCGGAGAAGCAGGCGCAGGCCGGCCCCGAGAGCCTCCTGCACACCCTGGACGCCACCACCCTCTTCCGGGAGCAGATGCAGCACTTCGAGCAGGTCAAGCGCTTCCTGGTGGATGCCTCCGAGGTGGTCAACCGGTTCATCGCGGAGGGGCGGCGCATTTTGTTTGAGGGGGCGCAGGGGACACTGCTCGACGTGGACCTGGGGACATACCCCTACGTGACCTCCTCCAGCGCCACGGCGGGCGGCGCCTGCACCGGCACCGGGGTGGGGCCGGGGCGCATAGACGGGGTCGTGGGAGTGATGAAGGCCTACTCGACCCGCGTGGGGGAGGGGCCGTTCCCGACCGAGCTGACCGACG
Protein-coding sequences here:
- the uppS gene encoding polyprenyl diphosphate synthase — translated: MLGLGLLYRLYERRLLWEVRGGAMPRHIGLILDGNRRYARELGLSNPLEGHRRGADRLERVLDWLEELEIRIITIYVLSTENLSRPPEELQGLLSLIETKMRGVVTDRKIHGKGVRVRAVGQLGLLPASVQEAIRAAEEATAGYGNFFLNIAVGYGGRQEIADAVRALLQERLRQGMAPDRAVGEITPEAIGKYLYTYDLPDPDLIIRTSGEFRLSGFLLWQSAYSEFYFCDAYWPAFRKIDLLRAVRAYQQRKRRFGS
- a CDS encoding DMT family transporter — encoded protein: MSRAARGTLLVVAAAVCWGAFSTVAKVLFLEGAVTPQALAGIRATLVVSLLVPALLVWNPALLKIRSADLPLLAFLGVAGIALNNFFYLTTISLTAVATAVLLQYMSPILVACYAVAVERRPLSGRLLLALAAAVTGCVFVVRGYDLAALRLSAVGLVTGLTAACFFALYTVGGQRALRRVDSWTLVTYAFGFAALFWFLLTPPWVLLRGHPPRVWGLLLLFAVPGTLVPFGLFVRGLTHVSAVTAQIVSTLEPVVAAGAAFLVLGERLEALQLLGGGLVLVAVLLAQGVGGGTAPAPGTGERSL
- a CDS encoding TlpA disulfide reductase family protein, which encodes MKSPTMSDRMQETGRGRLGLLAALLAAGLLLAAVLPGGSAGAAGPAEGDPAPDFTLTLFSAKIFKLSDLKGKAVLLNFFASWUPHCQREAPALISAYRTYADRGAEFVGVNVFDKEPDGLRFVRDRQIPYPTGFDEGNRIAARYGVEGTPTSVFITRSGRVMAIQAGAMDAPTLRETLERLLKMK
- a CDS encoding heavy metal-responsive transcriptional regulator → MTRNQLFIGTLAKQAGVSPKTIRYYEAVGVLPPAQRGENRYRLYPKETVELLEFITKAKALGFTLSEIKDIVGVRRQGHQPCAHVRSLVEQKIVDLDRMLAEFLTLRKRLKRLLVGWKERAEQPSSQGVVCPQIEGERIPSRGSR
- a CDS encoding alanine--glyoxylate aminotransferase family protein yields the protein MKKFRLLAPGPTTVPPEVLLAMAQPVIHHRTPEFEALFAEVRQGLQWLFQTRQEVLILAASGTGAMEGAVVNICSPGEAVLVLKGGKFGERWAEICQAYGLTVIPLEVPYGKAVDPKEVAAALRKHPGIAAVFATHSETSTGVLNDLDAIAAIVRQTPALLVVDAITSLGVVDLPTDAWGLDIVVGASQKALMLPPGLAFACLSERAWAAAERARLPRYYFNFLTERKSQAGHQTAWTPAVSLIAGLKVALDLLQAEGLPGIFARHERLARATRAAVAALGLSLFAERPSPAATAVKVPQGLDGGVIVRTLRDKHGLSIAGGQGSMKGKIFRIATLGYADAYDVLTGIAALEFTLAELGYPVRLGDGLRAAQDVLQK
- the serA gene encoding phosphoglycerate dehydrogenase; translation: MPADVPVKRILVTDNLAPRGLEVLQHAPGFAVDVKNRLSPAELLACIGDYDALVVRSATAVTAQVLEAGKRLKVVGRAGVGVDNIDLEAATARGIVVMNAPSGNTVTTAEHTIALLLALAKNVPQATMSLKQGRWEKSRFTNVELFNKVLGVIGLGRIGSEVARRAKALAMRVIAYDPFISREAAAPLGVELVDLEEVFRRSDFLTVHVPLGPDTRNLVDGKAIAMMKRGVRILNCARGGIVDEQALHEGLRTGQVAGAAFDVFVTEPATDSPLLRLDNFICTPHLGSATEEAQENVAVAIAEQVIDFLERGVVRNAVNAPSIDPELLAKIQPYFTLAEKLGRLGSQLSEGRMQEIRIEYQGEVASVTTAPLTASVVKGVLDPILSGSVNIVNALPFAKQRGVRVVESKTSEEGDYASLITVTIGTDKGPSLVAGTLFQKSQPRVVRIGEFSLEAIPEGYLLVFSNMDVPGVIGRIGTLLGKNQVNIAGMQLGRTRPGGRAVSVVNVDTPIPAPVLEEIRRMPDIVFAKLVQA
- the hisZ gene encoding ATP phosphoribosyltransferase regulatory subunit; translation: MDRPASAIPKGIRVMPPKEAARLRFAEGRLLSVFERWGFREVVVPTFEYLEVFAAALPDSEKVEKFVDRQSGRLLALRPDITSQVARMVATTLRHHPLPLRLCYAAPIFRHEEAAEGRQREFYQAGVELIGLPQPEADAEIIAMAVESCREVGLTRFQIDVGQVEFLRGMLDGLPQRPDRRGEILAALRRKDALALDLLLTDLACPDAVKGGIRGLTELYGREEVLDRAEALAASERSKRALENLRRVYEVLRVYGLTDQVILDLAEHYSLEYYSGIAFQVFAEGLGSHLGGGGRYDALIGQFGYDCPATGFAFDLEKLLLALEKENALPRDAGPLFLIIDFHPDKRQALILARTLRSKGYPAARDIIVRDLEGSLTYARTCGIRYALILGQPGQREESLILRDIQSGKETPYAVAQFCDRVMSGALSWPT
- a CDS encoding adenylosuccinate synthase, translated to MANVIVVGTQWGDEGKGKVVDILSESFDAVVRFQGGNNAGHTVVVAEEKVVLHLVPSGILRMGKICILGNGVVIDLPALTHEIEQLRKLKVSVEDTLYIGKSAHLVLPYHKILDVERERHGSQKIGTTGRGIGPAYADKMARVGVRIGDLYDPVAFRERLAAVLAEKQAQAGPESLLHTLDATTLFREQMQHFEQVKRFLVDASEVVNRFIAEGRRILFEGAQGTLLDVDLGTYPYVTSSSATAGGACTGTGVGPGRIDGVVGVMKAYSTRVGEGPFPTELTDATGQLLRDRGQEYGATTGRPRRCGWLDAVALRYAVRVNGLGTLALTKLDVLDTLPRIRFCTAYQYRGERLTAFPNETGILTECTPVYEEVPGWEESTIGALKLEQLPKACRAYLDRLQDLAGLGISLISTGARRDQTILVDTPAFREWGLAR